From a single Arthrobacter sp. SLBN-112 genomic region:
- a CDS encoding exo-rhamnogalacturonan lyase family protein gives MTDSTLIRWIDGQAPAEISGGTTWGMPFPRGTVPGTEALAVANSSGTMLPSQAWPLATWPDGSLKWAGIALPATDTPSGSYHVTADGGTTSAAGQPPSSDMSVTVTESADALTVDTGVLQMVIKRSGSTLFSSLSRDGREVARDARLVSLLQDSVSEGAGRVDRDAFTGGVTAVVLEQSGPVRAVVRLEGNHRPDAPESGRPDWLPFVVRFHFHANARSVRMVHSFIWDGDADRDFLAGLGVRFTVPLEAELHDRHIRIAGADGGFLAEAVRGLTGLRRDPGEQVRESQIAGRPTPPADTWNPEVSNRLHLIPSWGDYTLSQLSADGFELRKRTAAGHGWVGISGGTRAAGFCSLSDSRGGLGVGIKDFWQSHPGQLDIRGAGTDEASLTAWLYSPEAQPMDLRFYHDGLGQDTFGEQLEGLEITYEDYEPGFGSPTGIARTHELTLFAYEATPTTEGLAADAAAASTPALLQAAPEYLHAAGVFGDWDPVDRSTPTRARLEDRLDFLFDFYAGQVEQRRWYGFWNYGDVMHTYDFDRHVWRYDVGGYAWDNSELSPDLWLWYSYLRSGRADIFRFAEAMTRHTGEVDVYHLGPWKGLGSRHNVQHWGCSAKQLRISTPAYRRFYYYLTADERTGDLLTELVDSDQNFLGLDPVRKVRPDAATYRPNRDALGVGLGTDWGSLAATWLTDWERTGNPRSRDRLLGTMADIGKLKYGFLTGEALYHLDKGRFDTGREMISVSHLSAVFGLVEICSELVDLVDDPEFERAWLQYCRLFLASKEEQVDAVGQPLDGIYLTQAHSRLTAYAAAKLNDPDLAARAWQNFAKGGEHLNHESAFTLRRIAPPHVLLPVDEAPTVSTNDTAQFGLAVIQNLALVGQYLG, from the coding sequence ATGACGGACAGCACCCTCATCAGGTGGATCGACGGACAGGCACCAGCAGAAATCAGCGGCGGAACCACGTGGGGCATGCCGTTCCCGCGGGGGACCGTGCCCGGCACGGAGGCTCTGGCCGTTGCCAACAGCAGCGGCACAATGCTCCCCAGCCAGGCCTGGCCATTGGCAACATGGCCGGACGGCTCCTTGAAGTGGGCGGGTATCGCGCTCCCGGCCACGGACACGCCGTCGGGCAGCTACCACGTGACGGCCGACGGCGGCACAACCTCCGCCGCCGGCCAGCCGCCGTCGTCCGACATGTCCGTCACGGTCACCGAAAGTGCCGACGCGCTCACCGTGGACACCGGAGTCCTGCAGATGGTGATCAAGCGCAGCGGGTCCACCCTCTTCAGCAGCCTTTCCCGCGACGGGCGGGAAGTTGCCCGGGATGCCCGGCTGGTCAGCCTGCTGCAGGACAGCGTTTCCGAGGGTGCGGGAAGGGTTGACCGGGACGCGTTCACCGGCGGCGTCACCGCCGTCGTGCTGGAACAAAGCGGTCCCGTGCGTGCCGTAGTACGGCTTGAAGGCAACCACCGCCCGGATGCGCCGGAGAGTGGAAGGCCGGACTGGCTGCCGTTTGTGGTCCGTTTCCACTTTCACGCCAACGCCCGCAGCGTCCGAATGGTGCATTCGTTCATCTGGGACGGCGACGCGGACCGTGATTTCCTGGCCGGGCTGGGGGTGCGGTTCACGGTCCCGTTGGAGGCTGAACTACATGACCGGCACATCCGCATCGCGGGCGCCGACGGCGGCTTCCTTGCCGAAGCGGTCCGCGGCCTTACCGGGCTCCGCAGGGACCCGGGAGAGCAGGTGCGGGAGTCGCAGATCGCCGGCCGCCCCACTCCCCCGGCCGACACCTGGAATCCGGAAGTCTCAAACCGTCTTCACCTGATCCCCAGCTGGGGCGACTACACCCTCAGCCAGCTCAGCGCTGATGGATTTGAGCTGCGCAAGCGCACCGCCGCCGGCCACGGGTGGGTAGGGATCTCCGGGGGCACCCGCGCCGCCGGTTTCTGCTCCCTGAGCGATAGCCGCGGCGGCCTGGGTGTGGGGATCAAGGATTTCTGGCAGTCCCACCCGGGCCAGCTGGACATCCGCGGCGCGGGCACGGACGAAGCATCACTGACCGCCTGGCTTTACTCCCCCGAGGCGCAGCCGATGGACCTGCGTTTCTACCATGACGGCCTGGGGCAGGACACATTCGGGGAACAGCTCGAAGGCCTGGAGATCACCTATGAGGACTACGAGCCGGGCTTCGGCAGCCCCACCGGAATCGCCCGGACGCATGAGCTGACCCTGTTCGCCTACGAAGCCACCCCGACCACCGAAGGCCTCGCCGCCGACGCTGCGGCCGCCTCCACCCCCGCCCTCCTGCAGGCCGCACCGGAATACCTGCACGCGGCTGGCGTCTTCGGCGACTGGGATCCGGTGGACCGCAGCACTCCGACGCGGGCACGGCTGGAGGACCGGCTGGACTTCCTGTTCGATTTCTACGCCGGCCAGGTGGAACAGAGGCGCTGGTACGGCTTCTGGAACTACGGCGACGTGATGCACACCTACGACTTTGACCGGCACGTGTGGCGGTACGACGTAGGCGGCTACGCGTGGGACAACTCCGAGCTCTCCCCCGACCTCTGGCTCTGGTACTCCTACCTGCGCTCCGGCCGGGCGGACATCTTCCGGTTCGCCGAGGCTATGACACGCCACACCGGCGAGGTGGACGTCTACCACCTGGGCCCCTGGAAGGGCCTGGGTTCCCGGCACAACGTCCAGCACTGGGGCTGCAGCGCCAAGCAGCTGCGGATCAGCACGCCCGCCTACCGCCGCTTCTACTACTACCTCACCGCGGACGAGCGCACCGGGGACCTGCTCACCGAACTGGTGGACAGCGATCAGAACTTCCTGGGCCTCGACCCGGTCCGCAAAGTACGGCCCGACGCCGCCACCTACCGTCCCAACCGCGACGCACTCGGCGTGGGCCTGGGGACGGACTGGGGCTCACTCGCCGCCACGTGGCTGACAGACTGGGAACGCACCGGCAACCCGCGGTCCCGGGACCGGCTGCTGGGCACCATGGCGGACATCGGCAAGCTCAAGTACGGATTCCTCACGGGCGAAGCGCTGTACCACCTGGACAAGGGCCGGTTCGATACGGGTCGGGAAATGATCTCGGTTTCGCACCTCAGCGCCGTGTTCGGCCTGGTGGAGATCTGCAGCGAACTGGTGGATCTGGTGGACGATCCGGAGTTCGAGCGGGCGTGGCTGCAGTACTGCCGCCTGTTCCTGGCCAGCAAGGAGGAGCAGGTGGATGCCGTGGGCCAGCCGCTCGACGGCATCTACCTCACCCAGGCGCACAGCCGGCTGACAGCCTACGCGGCGGCCAAGCTGAACGACCCTGATCTGGCAGCCCGCGCGTGGCAGAACTTCGCCAAGGGCGGCGAGCACCTGAACCACGAATCCGCCTTCACGCTCCGCAGGATCGCGCCGCCGCACGTGCTGCTGCCAGTGGACGAAGCGCCCACCGTCTCCACCAACGACACCGCCCAGTTCGGGCTCGCAGTCATCCAGAACCTGGCACTGGTGGGCCAGTACCTGGGCTGA
- a CDS encoding SRPBCC family protein: MSTKVEKRILVNVPVSTAYNQWTQFEEFPHFMGGVKSVTQLSDDRLEWVAEIGGVRRQWEAKILEQVPDRKVAWAATEGATNAGAVEFEDVGGGQTSIRLTLEYEPEGLIEKVGDKLNVVDRQAEADLQRFKEFIEDEGYASGAWRGTVNPGATVGTPGVEHAGASRGDSGKAGVSGKVAAGVGIAAAAGAAAAMAASGNKGETAAADETVTPVTPGEPATVTPLTTDTTTTDTSSTGTARAVPAEPLTTGATTGSAYPGTGTADTTTAGTTSAAGTSGSLADLDDGRIGHTFDQTNGLVDTTGESDETLEGENLSAGERRGDDRNDGGLPPVGGNLGGH; the protein is encoded by the coding sequence ATGAGCACGAAGGTGGAAAAACGCATTCTGGTGAACGTACCGGTGAGCACCGCTTATAACCAGTGGACGCAGTTCGAGGAGTTCCCGCACTTCATGGGCGGCGTCAAGAGCGTGACCCAGCTCAGTGATGACCGGCTGGAGTGGGTGGCCGAGATCGGCGGCGTCCGCAGGCAGTGGGAAGCCAAGATTTTGGAGCAGGTTCCGGACCGCAAGGTTGCCTGGGCCGCAACCGAAGGTGCCACGAACGCCGGCGCTGTGGAATTCGAAGACGTGGGAGGCGGCCAGACCTCCATCCGGCTGACCCTCGAATACGAACCCGAAGGCCTGATTGAGAAGGTGGGCGACAAGCTCAACGTCGTGGACCGGCAGGCCGAGGCCGACCTCCAGCGGTTCAAGGAATTCATCGAGGACGAAGGCTACGCCAGCGGTGCATGGCGCGGTACCGTCAACCCCGGCGCCACTGTGGGCACGCCCGGCGTTGAGCACGCGGGCGCATCCCGCGGTGATTCCGGCAAGGCCGGCGTCTCCGGCAAGGTTGCTGCCGGCGTGGGCATCGCAGCGGCGGCCGGCGCAGCAGCAGCCATGGCTGCCAGCGGCAACAAGGGAGAAACAGCGGCTGCCGATGAAACGGTAACGCCAGTAACTCCCGGGGAGCCGGCCACCGTCACCCCGCTGACGACGGACACGACCACCACAGACACTTCATCCACCGGCACCGCCCGCGCAGTCCCAGCCGAGCCCCTCACCACCGGCGCCACCACTGGCAGCGCCTACCCGGGCACGGGGACAGCTGACACCACAACGGCAGGCACGACGTCGGCAGCCGGCACCTCCGGCTCCCTCGCCGACCTGGATGACGGCAGGATCGGCCACACCTTCGACCAGACCAACGGCCTGGTGGACACCACGGGTGAGTCCGATGAAACACTCGAGGGTGAGAACCTGAGCGCCGGAGAACGGCGCGGGGATGACCGCAACGACGGCGGCCTGCCGCCTGTCGGTGGCAACCTCGGCGGCCACTGA
- a CDS encoding rhamnogalacturonan lyase: MCSPKSPAGRAWKVAPAAAAATLAAAALAFTGVPFAAADPGQSIPAAPAAPAASGPTRQVENLDRAPVAVLTDQGVTLGWRMLGLDKDSVGFHVIRDGVQITDEPIRSTTTYVDPTGTAASKYVIKTVGNGNGQDKLSAEFSPLAQNYLPIKLDKPADGVSKDGKPYTYTANDSTVADLDGDGAYEIIQLWNPSNAQDNSKSGYTGNVYVDAYKMDGTKLWRIDLGHNIRAGAHYTQMLAYDFDGDGKGEVAFKTADGTTDAAGTVIGDPAADYRTSAGYVLSGPEFLTVFNGASGTIMDTVPYDPPRGSVAAWGDGYGNRVDRFLAGVAYLDGEHPSLMFSRGYYTRTVLVTYDLVNGKLVKRWKFDSDVAGAEYKGQGNHNLSVADVDQDGKDEFVFGSMTIDDDGTPLYNTKLGHGDAIHTGDLDPSRPGLETFAVHESMSQSGNRGATFRDAATGEVLWSIPAVKDTGRGATGDIDPRFPGSESWAVGGDAAWNSPVGFLMSAKGERISDKIPAANFMAWWDGDLLREIVDHDFNAEAGVGVPTISKWNWETETSDRLLTATGARTNNHTKGNPSLQADLLGDWREELVFPSADSTELRVYTTTSPTGVRLRTLMHDPMYRTAVARETVGYNQPPHPSFFIGEGMQTPAAPAVFYAGKAK, encoded by the coding sequence ATGTGTTCCCCGAAGTCCCCGGCGGGCAGAGCCTGGAAGGTGGCCCCTGCCGCAGCCGCGGCCACTCTCGCCGCAGCGGCTCTCGCTTTCACCGGCGTCCCGTTCGCCGCTGCTGATCCCGGCCAGTCAATCCCGGCAGCCCCGGCAGCCCCGGCAGCGTCCGGACCCACGCGCCAGGTGGAAAACCTGGACCGCGCCCCGGTGGCAGTGCTCACGGACCAGGGCGTCACCCTGGGCTGGCGGATGCTGGGCCTGGACAAGGACAGCGTGGGCTTCCATGTCATCCGCGACGGCGTCCAGATCACCGACGAGCCCATCCGCAGCACCACCACCTATGTGGACCCGACGGGAACGGCGGCCTCGAAGTACGTCATCAAGACGGTGGGCAACGGCAATGGGCAGGACAAGCTCAGTGCGGAGTTCAGCCCGCTGGCGCAGAACTACCTGCCCATCAAACTGGACAAGCCGGCCGATGGCGTCAGCAAGGACGGTAAGCCGTACACCTACACGGCCAACGATTCGACCGTGGCGGACCTGGACGGCGATGGCGCATACGAAATCATCCAGCTCTGGAACCCCTCCAACGCGCAGGACAACTCCAAGTCCGGCTACACCGGCAACGTATACGTGGACGCCTACAAGATGGACGGCACCAAGCTGTGGCGCATCGACCTGGGCCACAACATCCGGGCCGGTGCCCACTACACCCAGATGCTGGCCTATGACTTCGACGGCGATGGCAAGGGTGAAGTGGCCTTCAAAACGGCGGACGGCACCACCGATGCGGCAGGGACCGTCATCGGCGATCCGGCGGCGGATTACCGCACCAGCGCCGGCTACGTCCTGTCCGGGCCGGAATTCCTCACGGTGTTCAACGGCGCCAGTGGCACCATCATGGACACCGTTCCCTACGATCCGCCCCGCGGAAGCGTTGCCGCCTGGGGCGACGGCTACGGCAACCGTGTTGACCGTTTCCTTGCCGGCGTGGCGTACCTCGACGGTGAACACCCGTCCCTGATGTTCAGCCGCGGCTACTACACGCGCACCGTCCTGGTCACATATGACCTGGTCAACGGCAAGCTGGTCAAGCGGTGGAAGTTTGATTCGGACGTTGCCGGCGCCGAGTACAAGGGCCAGGGCAACCACAACCTGTCCGTGGCGGACGTGGACCAGGACGGCAAGGATGAGTTCGTCTTCGGCTCCATGACCATCGACGACGACGGCACCCCGCTGTACAACACCAAGCTGGGCCACGGCGACGCCATCCACACCGGTGATCTGGACCCCTCACGGCCTGGCCTGGAGACCTTCGCCGTGCACGAGAGCATGAGCCAGAGCGGCAACCGCGGAGCCACATTCCGCGATGCCGCAACAGGTGAGGTGCTGTGGAGCATTCCCGCGGTCAAGGACACCGGCCGCGGCGCCACCGGCGACATCGACCCCCGCTTTCCCGGTTCGGAAAGCTGGGCCGTAGGCGGCGACGCTGCCTGGAACTCGCCCGTCGGGTTCCTGATGTCCGCCAAGGGCGAGCGGATTTCGGACAAGATCCCGGCCGCCAACTTCATGGCGTGGTGGGACGGCGACCTGCTGCGGGAAATCGTCGACCACGACTTCAATGCCGAGGCCGGCGTGGGCGTACCCACCATCTCCAAGTGGAACTGGGAGACCGAAACCAGCGACCGGCTCCTGACGGCCACCGGCGCCCGCACCAACAACCACACCAAGGGAAACCCGTCACTTCAGGCGGACCTGCTGGGCGACTGGCGCGAGGAGCTGGTGTTCCCGTCCGCGGACAGCACCGAGCTGCGGGTTTACACCACCACCTCGCCCACCGGGGTCCGGCTCCGCACCCTGATGCACGACCCGATGTACCGGACCGCGGTAGCCCGCGAAACAGTGGGCTACAACCAGCCTCCACACCCGAGCTTCTTCATTGGCGAGGGCATGCAGACCCCCGCCGCGCCGGCAGTCTTCTACGCAGGAAAGGCCAAGTAA
- a CDS encoding Lrp/AsnC family transcriptional regulator — MLSMHLIDALDAEILLTLDQDPQATVLSLSRTLGVARNTVHARLRRLASDGSLAPFSQRVRTEALGLPLLAFISISISQSSSDIAVAALQTIPEIIEMHATTGDADLLAKVAAKDPADLHRITNAMLAIDGVVRTSTAMSLVEVMPTRTLPLLQAATRR; from the coding sequence ATGCTTAGTATGCACCTCATCGATGCTCTTGATGCAGAGATCCTCCTCACACTTGACCAGGACCCCCAGGCCACCGTGCTGTCCCTCTCAAGGACGCTGGGTGTGGCGCGGAATACTGTGCACGCCCGGCTCCGCCGCCTTGCCAGCGACGGGAGCCTGGCGCCCTTCAGCCAGCGGGTGCGAACGGAAGCGCTGGGCCTGCCGCTGCTGGCCTTTATCTCCATTTCCATCAGCCAGTCCTCCAGTGACATTGCTGTGGCGGCACTGCAGACCATCCCGGAAATCATCGAGATGCATGCCACCACCGGTGACGCTGACCTGCTCGCCAAGGTGGCCGCGAAGGACCCGGCCGACCTGCATCGCATCACCAACGCGATGCTGGCGATTGACGGCGTCGTCCGCACCAGCACGGCCATGTCCCTGGTGGAGGTCATGCCCACCCGCACCCTCCCGCTGCTGCAGGCGGCAACACGCAGATAG
- the hisC gene encoding histidinol-phosphate transaminase, which translates to MLSMTSTLPEAAAPEVRAAVAQLPAYVAGKSAQSALTAALASNESHFTPLPSVIEAISVEAGRIHRYPSMGAVEARDAIARHFGVSAGEIAAGPGSSGVLQQIISAVCGHGDEVVYAWRSFEAYPILVAVAGAVSVPVPLLANEHHDLDAMAAAITDRTRLVILCSPNNPTGVSISEAALEEFLRSVPPRVLVVLDEAYIEFQRGPGVNSLDFYRRYPNLCILRTFSKAYGLAGLRIGYAIARPDIAEGLRRTAVPFGVNRMAQAAAVASLAAEDEVLERTEAVARERTRVIEALRSYDWDVPDSQANFYWLRADDDLRVRLLDALADADILVRGYAVDGVRITLADKATNDRVLAVLADRARFLRGAGTAQ; encoded by the coding sequence ATGCTGTCCATGACCAGCACCCTTCCCGAAGCCGCGGCACCCGAGGTCCGCGCCGCCGTCGCCCAGCTTCCCGCCTACGTGGCCGGCAAGAGCGCGCAGTCTGCCCTGACCGCTGCCCTGGCCTCGAATGAAAGCCATTTCACTCCCCTGCCATCTGTCATCGAAGCCATCTCAGTCGAGGCGGGCAGGATCCACCGGTACCCCAGCATGGGTGCGGTGGAGGCAAGGGATGCCATCGCCCGCCACTTCGGTGTCAGCGCCGGGGAAATTGCCGCCGGGCCGGGAAGCTCGGGGGTGCTGCAGCAGATCATCTCCGCCGTCTGCGGCCACGGCGACGAGGTGGTGTACGCGTGGCGTTCGTTCGAGGCCTACCCCATCCTGGTGGCAGTGGCAGGCGCCGTTTCGGTCCCCGTGCCGCTGCTGGCCAACGAACACCATGACCTCGACGCCATGGCCGCGGCCATCACCGACCGCACCCGTCTGGTGATCCTATGCTCGCCCAATAACCCCACGGGCGTGTCCATCAGTGAGGCCGCCCTGGAGGAGTTCCTCCGCTCCGTTCCGCCGCGCGTGCTGGTGGTGCTGGACGAGGCCTACATCGAGTTCCAGCGCGGTCCAGGCGTGAATTCGCTGGATTTCTACCGCCGCTACCCCAACCTGTGCATCCTGCGGACCTTCTCCAAGGCATACGGGCTCGCAGGCCTGCGGATCGGCTACGCCATAGCCCGCCCCGACATTGCGGAAGGCCTCCGCCGCACCGCCGTCCCCTTCGGCGTCAACAGGATGGCGCAGGCGGCCGCTGTTGCATCACTGGCGGCCGAGGACGAGGTCCTTGAGCGGACCGAGGCGGTAGCCCGGGAGCGCACCCGGGTCATCGAGGCGCTTCGGAGCTACGACTGGGATGTGCCGGACAGCCAGGCCAACTTCTACTGGCTGCGTGCCGACGACGATCTGCGCGTGCGGCTGCTCGATGCGTTGGCAGACGCCGACATCCTGGTCCGCGGCTATGCCGTCGACGGTGTACGCATCACCCTGGCCGATAAAGCCACGAATGATCGTGTCCTTGCTGTCCTGGCGGACCGCGCGCGGTTCCTGCGCGGGGCGGGCACGGCCCAGTGA
- a CDS encoding YitT family protein: protein MEGPTAAPSAPPSAVRHSVVEDVLGILTGTFAASLGLFLLKSSGAVTGGTAGLALLLSYSVALPFGVIFFTVNLPFFALAVWKKGWNFALRTGAAIALVSVMASLHPAALGSLHIDPVYGVLGGNLLAGVGLLILFRHQSSLGGFNILALLLQEKLKWRAGYVQMVLDVAIVLASLILVTPLMVLLSAAGATLLNLILALNHRPGRYLGK, encoded by the coding sequence ATGGAAGGGCCGACGGCGGCACCTTCAGCGCCGCCGTCGGCCGTCCGTCATTCTGTGGTTGAGGACGTCCTGGGCATCCTGACCGGCACCTTCGCCGCGTCGTTGGGACTGTTCCTCCTCAAGTCGAGCGGGGCGGTGACCGGCGGTACCGCCGGCCTGGCGCTGCTGCTCAGCTATTCGGTCGCGCTGCCATTCGGCGTCATCTTCTTCACGGTGAACCTGCCGTTCTTCGCCCTGGCGGTGTGGAAGAAAGGCTGGAACTTCGCCCTCCGCACCGGTGCCGCCATCGCCCTGGTCTCGGTGATGGCCAGCCTGCACCCTGCCGCCCTGGGATCGCTGCATATTGACCCGGTGTACGGCGTGCTGGGCGGAAACCTGCTCGCCGGCGTCGGCCTCCTGATCCTGTTCCGGCACCAGTCCAGCCTGGGCGGCTTCAACATCCTGGCCCTGCTGCTGCAGGAAAAGCTGAAATGGCGGGCCGGCTATGTGCAGATGGTGCTGGACGTGGCCATCGTCCTGGCATCGCTCATCCTCGTGACGCCGCTGATGGTGCTGCTGTCCGCGGCCGGGGCCACCCTCCTGAACCTGATCCTTGCCCTGAACCACCGGCCGGGCCGCTACCTGGGGAAGTAG
- a CDS encoding NADPH-dependent F420 reductase yields MTTIGIIGAGHIGSQVARKAVELGYDVVISNSRGPETLQDLVAELGPKARAATAAEAAAAGDFAVVTVPLKNYKDVPVEPLAGKIVIDTNNYYWERDGRIPALDNGEATTSGLLQEHLPQSKVAKGFNHIMAKDITTDGTPAGTENRRALATASNYPEAAELVTRLYDEFGFDTVDVGPLSESWRVERDRPAYVKRQNALELKDNLAKAPRTV; encoded by the coding sequence ATGACAACAATCGGAATCATCGGTGCAGGACATATTGGAAGCCAGGTTGCACGGAAGGCCGTGGAACTGGGCTACGACGTAGTCATCAGCAACTCCCGAGGCCCGGAAACCCTCCAGGACCTGGTTGCTGAACTTGGCCCCAAAGCCAGGGCGGCCACGGCAGCTGAAGCGGCAGCCGCCGGCGACTTCGCCGTGGTCACAGTGCCACTGAAGAACTACAAGGACGTTCCCGTGGAGCCGCTCGCGGGCAAGATTGTGATCGACACCAACAACTACTACTGGGAGCGGGACGGCAGGATCCCCGCCCTGGACAACGGTGAAGCCACCACCTCGGGCCTGCTGCAGGAGCACCTGCCCCAGTCCAAGGTGGCCAAAGGCTTCAACCACATTATGGCCAAGGACATCACCACCGACGGAACCCCGGCGGGCACCGAAAACCGGCGTGCGCTGGCCACCGCCAGCAACTACCCCGAAGCAGCGGAGCTGGTAACCCGCCTCTACGACGAATTCGGCTTCGACACCGTGGACGTCGGGCCGCTGTCCGAGAGCTGGCGCGTCGAGCGGGACCGCCCTGCCTACGTGAAACGGCAGAACGCGCTGGAGCTGAAGGACAACCTGGCCAAGGCGCCCCGGACTGTCTGA
- a CDS encoding SMP-30/gluconolactonase/LRE family protein has translation MRQTVRRRAAAGLVASFSLLLPTALPALAAPDPREIVLDGATSAEGIAAGEGKTFYAGELTTGDIFRGDIRKGTATRFIDAPTGRAAAGMKADTCNDLLFVAGGATGKAFVYSTETGTPVADFDLGKGFINDVTLTGDGAWFTNSAAAELYFLPVGEHGHLGKVKTLKLSGPASELTQGFNLNGIAASEDGKVLIVAHSMNGALYTVNPRNGKSAAINGASVPFVDGILVRGDNVWAVQNQLNQITRLDLSSDLSSAEARNIIKSDAFNIPTTVALFGEGTLAAVNAQFNQPPSPFEVVLVPAWK, from the coding sequence ATGCGCCAAACAGTACGCCGCCGTGCCGCCGCCGGGCTCGTGGCCTCGTTTTCATTGCTTCTTCCCACTGCCCTTCCGGCGCTGGCCGCGCCGGATCCCAGGGAGATCGTGCTCGACGGCGCCACCTCCGCCGAGGGCATCGCGGCAGGGGAGGGCAAGACTTTCTACGCAGGCGAGCTCACCACTGGCGATATTTTCCGCGGCGATATCCGCAAGGGCACCGCAACCCGCTTCATCGACGCTCCCACCGGCCGCGCCGCCGCCGGGATGAAGGCCGATACCTGCAACGATCTGCTGTTTGTGGCAGGGGGAGCCACCGGCAAGGCGTTCGTTTACAGCACCGAAACCGGCACGCCCGTTGCCGACTTCGACCTGGGCAAAGGGTTCATCAACGACGTTACGCTCACCGGCGACGGAGCCTGGTTCACCAATTCAGCGGCGGCGGAACTCTACTTCCTGCCGGTGGGCGAACACGGCCACCTGGGCAAGGTGAAGACCCTCAAGCTCAGCGGCCCGGCGTCGGAGCTCACGCAGGGGTTCAACCTGAACGGCATTGCCGCCTCTGAGGACGGCAAGGTGCTCATTGTGGCCCACTCCATGAACGGAGCCTTGTACACGGTCAACCCCAGGAACGGTAAGAGTGCCGCGATCAACGGCGCCAGCGTACCGTTTGTGGACGGCATCCTGGTGCGCGGCGACAACGTCTGGGCGGTCCAGAACCAGCTGAACCAGATAACGCGCCTTGATCTTTCCAGTGACCTGTCCTCCGCCGAGGCTAGGAACATCATCAAGAGCGACGCATTCAATATCCCCACCACCGTGGCCCTGTTCGGTGAGGGCACTCTCGCTGCGGTCAATGCCCAGTTCAACCAGCCGCCAAGCCCGTTCGAAGTGGTGCTGGTACCCGCGTGGAAGTAG
- a CDS encoding threonine/serine dehydratase produces MITRADIDQAAHRTAGLIRRTPVLQADPDGFKGQVWFKCEFMQHTGTFKARGALNRILANKERGELRADVGVVVASGGNAGLANAYAARQLGVPATVFVPEAAPAVKVSKLKAIGATVVQGGAEYAAAYQAAVVHAEETGAIYCHAYDQPEIAAGAGTVGSELLEQVPDVDTVLVAVGGGGLMAGVAAAVEGFAKAVAVEPETAPTLHAALAAGKPVDVAVSGVAADSLGARRVGDIGFSVAVRCGVESVLVSDEQIIAARSALWNDYRIVVEHGAAAAYAALTSGAYVPGKDERVAVILCGANTDPATL; encoded by the coding sequence ATGATCACCCGCGCCGATATCGACCAGGCCGCGCACCGGACCGCCGGCCTCATCCGCAGGACGCCGGTCCTGCAGGCTGATCCTGACGGATTCAAGGGCCAGGTCTGGTTCAAATGCGAATTCATGCAGCACACGGGCACGTTCAAGGCCCGGGGTGCGCTCAACCGGATCCTGGCAAACAAGGAGCGGGGTGAATTGCGGGCGGACGTGGGCGTTGTGGTGGCGTCCGGCGGAAACGCGGGCCTGGCCAACGCCTATGCGGCCAGGCAGCTCGGGGTGCCCGCAACCGTCTTCGTGCCGGAAGCAGCGCCGGCCGTCAAAGTCAGCAAACTGAAGGCCATCGGCGCCACCGTGGTCCAGGGCGGCGCGGAGTACGCAGCCGCCTACCAGGCCGCCGTCGTGCACGCGGAGGAGACCGGCGCCATCTACTGCCATGCCTATGACCAGCCGGAAATCGCCGCGGGTGCCGGGACCGTTGGCTCGGAGTTACTGGAACAGGTGCCGGACGTGGACACCGTGTTGGTGGCCGTCGGCGGCGGCGGGCTGATGGCGGGAGTAGCTGCCGCCGTCGAAGGCTTTGCCAAAGCCGTGGCCGTTGAGCCCGAAACCGCCCCCACCCTGCACGCTGCGCTGGCGGCGGGCAAGCCGGTGGACGTAGCGGTATCGGGAGTGGCGGCGGACTCCCTGGGCGCCCGGCGCGTAGGCGACATTGGATTCTCCGTCGCGGTCCGCTGCGGCGTCGAAAGCGTCCTGGTCTCCGATGAACAGATCATTGCCGCACGCTCCGCGCTGTGGAACGACTACCGGATAGTTGTGGAGCACGGCGCTGCAGCTGCCTACGCCGCGCTGACCTCCGGCGCCTACGTGCCGGGGAAGGATGAACGTGTTGCGGTCATCCTGTGCGGCGCCAATACGGATCCGGCCACGCTCTAG